In Desulfovibrio gilichinskyi, a genomic segment contains:
- a CDS encoding 4Fe-4S binding protein yields the protein MKKVIDKSIPDTETGKLLKKALENKNMTIKDVLHNFMYIRWPNAHIGASLSESNLAPIAGFITSLIADPDDKEKLEQLKKDFADTYHGKIIITEEALKLIHISREVSATIPERVLPYNKARDIVLSEPDHIAALECPCRATQKKPCLPLNVCLIIGEPFASFVVENHPDKARRITIDEAARILEAENARGHVHNAFFKDVMLGRFYSICNCCPCCCGAMEAMKNSIPMLAPSGYISIVDPNKCIGCGQCMEYCPFGAMKIRDKRMRIDPAKCMGCGVCINKCRKGSLRLARNKKHPEPFKVEKLLKYS from the coding sequence ATGAAGAAAGTTATTGATAAGTCAATTCCGGACACCGAGACCGGGAAATTACTCAAGAAAGCTCTTGAAAATAAGAACATGACCATCAAAGACGTTCTTCACAATTTTATGTATATACGCTGGCCTAATGCTCATATCGGAGCATCCTTGAGTGAAAGCAACCTTGCTCCGATTGCCGGCTTTATTACAAGTCTTATCGCCGATCCTGATGATAAAGAAAAATTGGAACAACTTAAAAAAGATTTTGCAGACACATATCACGGCAAAATTATTATAACTGAAGAGGCTCTTAAGCTTATACATATAAGCCGTGAAGTTTCAGCAACTATCCCCGAGCGGGTTTTGCCCTACAACAAAGCCAGAGATATTGTACTCAGCGAGCCCGATCATATCGCAGCACTTGAATGCCCTTGCCGCGCTACACAAAAAAAGCCGTGCCTTCCTCTGAATGTATGCTTAATTATCGGAGAACCATTTGCTTCATTCGTTGTTGAAAATCATCCTGACAAAGCACGGCGCATAACCATAGATGAAGCGGCAAGGATACTTGAGGCTGAAAATGCCAGAGGACATGTACATAACGCATTTTTCAAAGATGTGATGCTCGGCAGATTTTATTCAATTTGCAACTGCTGTCCATGCTGCTGCGGCGCTATGGAAGCAATGAAAAACAGCATTCCGATGCTGGCTCCTTCGGGGTATATATCCATAGTCGATCCTAACAAATGCATCGGGTGCGGACAGTGTATGGAATACTGTCCATTCGGAGCTATGAAGATTCGTGACAAGCGTATGCGCATAGATCCCGCTAAATGCATGGGGTGCGGCGTATGCATTAACAAGTGCCGAAAAGGATCACTGCGTCTCGCGCGCAATAAAAAACACCCTGAACCTTTTAAAGTAGAAAAACTGCTCAAATATTCGTAG